The Cervus elaphus chromosome 12, mCerEla1.1, whole genome shotgun sequence DNA window AAATGGTGGAGTTTAGGTATGCAGGTCCAGTCACATGCTTGTAAGCTGGctggctctttttttaaaaacaaaacaaaacaaaacaaaaaacctggttGACAGCAGTTGTTGATTCCTGTAGCATGTATATTTCCACCATGGCTGAACTCAAGCAACCACCGTGAAGTCGCCGGCTGCAGGACTGGAGGAGATACAGATGTCAGCTCTCATGGGTCAGAGAGCCACCCCAGCAGTCACTGGAGCAGTAACCGGGGGCCATTCCCAGAAAGCCGCGGGAAGATTGCAGCTTCTGTAGGCTCTGTGGGCAGCTGTGGGAAGCCTCGGCTCTCCCCCTGCCTTTTCTGAAGATGAGAAATGGCCTCTGCAACTCTGATTTATAGTAGCTCTCTCCCATTATCTTGATGACCATGGAGCTGCTGGCGGGAAGGTGGCCTCAGAGGGGCCCTTGGCTCCTCTTTGGAACACACCCCCTGTTGCCTTGCCTCAGGCTGGGACAGACCCCCAAGCAGGGGAGGCAGCTGGGAAAGGCTCTTGTGATCAGTTCTTCAGGAAGCAGTTCCTGGGGTGTCATCCCAAGAGGGAGAATGCGAGTGTGTCAGCGCCATCAACTAGTCCTCTGCCTctcccttgggattctcctcccCAATTCCAGGAAATCCTGAACATCATGGACTCTGCCCTCCCTGGATTGGGCCTCACCCTGGGATCAGGCCCAGCTAGAAGGCAGTGGGCATCCCTGAAGAGACGGCGAAATGAGGGCATGGGAAAGCAGTGACAAAAAGGGGTGTGCCTGCTTCTGGCTGGGGAGGTACCCCACTCCCTGGCTGGGGCATGGGACGGGCAGCTCTACAGGGAAGAGCAGGAgcaggtgtggaggaaaggggccTTGTCCTGTGGATGCACTGCTTGAGAGCCTCAATATGTTGCATGTTGTTAGGTCTTTCTCTAAAGTACCTACCACCTTGTTGAGCAAAGGATAAGCGCTCGAAAACGAGTTGAAGGAGAAATGAGAGCTTTATTATTAGCCCCTAGAACATTTTTCAGTGTTAAGGTAAAAAGTAAAATGCAGGGGTAAGGAAGGCCTGAAGAAGAACCTATAAAGGCCCCCAGGGCTCAACCAGGGCACAGCAGAGACTTCTCTTCAGATCAAGGGTGTGCCGCAGGTAGGCGGGGAAGGCGGCTGCGTTCCAACTGAGACAGACCAACCACTCAGCCCAAAGGGAAGCAGAGTCGTGTGAGGCCAGCAGGGTTAGAACTTGCTAGCATAGAGGGTCATGACCCACTTGGGCACCCGGAGAAACCCAGGTAAGTAGGAGGCCAGCCAGCCCAGGCTGGAGACATGGGAGAGGGCGGAGCTCAAGGACAAATAATCCTGGACAGGGCGGCCTGTGGACCACAGGAAAGGGAGAAGGATTAGATCCTTGTTTCCCATTCCTCAGACACCCCCACGTGGCTGCAGAGACCGAGTAGAAtgtgagggaggaagggagagagcgGGAGAAGTAGTAAGctggaaacagaagaaagaaaggttCAGGCTGGCTGCTGGGCCAGAGCTCTTACCATCAACATCCCGCAGGCCGTAGCGCCGCGCCAGGTCACAGGACGGCAGCACCTTCCCGCTCAGGCTCAGGATATTGGGATCTGTGGGCACACAGACAGCTGAGACAGCCTGCAAATGGCCCAGGGTGACAAGGCTTGGGCCCAAAGGCATAGGGCATCACCAAGACAGGCATTAGAACccatatttgtttctttctgctcCTAAGAAGGTTTCTGGGCCTCTGGCTCCTGGCCACCGTTCCCAGGATCCAATTCCTGAGGCTCCCACATCTCAAACTGGGCATTGGATCCTTTGGGTGTCCAGAAGCCATAGAAAAGAAGGGCATATTCCTGGCTCAGAACCCAGAACCAGTGGCCACCACCCTGCAGATCCTCCATGCCCTTTCTTGTTACCAGCTGCCCCCAACCTTTTCACCTGTTGCCAATGCCACCACACATTTGCCACTCatttctgtggtctccgcagATGAGAAACGAAATTTGAACTGAAACACAGGGGCAGAGAGTGAAGGGTTAATTGCCAAGAGCACTGCCCAAGTCCCTTTCCTGCTTTCAGCTTTTGTTCCAGGAGAGGGAGGCCCTTGTCACTGAACCTGCAGGGCTAAGCATCTGGGAAGGTAAGGGAATCACTCCTTCCCACATCCAGTGAGCTCTGTATCCGGGTACTGGTACCCACTGCCTTTCTGCCTTTCCTAAGTGGAAGAATGTGGGGATGCCAACTGCATCTGGCCTTCTAAATTAGTTCAGAGTAGAGTCAAGATTATGGGCTTTGGCAGTGGATAGTCTTTCCACTTATAGGatatgtgactttgagcaagtttcttaacctcccTGAGTTTCAGTCtcccaatctgtaaaatggagctaccGTCTCCCTTACGGAGTGAAGGACAGGATGTGCGTCAGTGCTCAGCCCTGCGCCTGCCTCAGTGAGCCCTGGTATTTACTCTTTGTTGCTGTTACTGTCTTGTCATTGGGGAGGGAAAGACTGGTTCCTTGCATTCCCTGCCACCCTCGCCCTCCGCTTGCCCACCTGCTTAATCAGGGGATCTGAAGCATTCTCCTCCTTCATCATGTGCTCCTTCAGCAGTTCTGTCTGCACCACCCCTGGCCATAGAGACACGTAGCTGACCCCGTGGCGCCGCAGCTCCTGGGCACAGTCAGCAGCCATCCTGTCGCACTGCAGAGGGACAGAAGGCCGGGGGGGAGTCAAGGCACCTGGTTGTGTCAcctccctctcctgccttccCTGCTTCTGCCGAGGATGCCCCAAACCCCTGGCCTTCCCAGGAGCCCTGTCTTAGCTGTCCACCTTCCCCAGTGCACTGGCCGGCCAGCTGAGAGGAGCCCAGGCTAAGGAGCTGTCTATGCAGGGGCAGAGGAAGAGGTGAGGGCCAGTCAGCCTCACcgcctggaccaccagggaccatCTCTCCTGAGCTACGGGTACTGGGACTGTTCtccaccccaacccctgccccagTGTGTCCTCACCGCAGCTTTGCCCACGCCATAGGGGACGCTGAAGAGATACTGCAGCCCCCCAATGGAGGAGATGATCACGATGAGCCCCCGGCCAGCTGGTACCATCAGCCGAGCCCCATACACTGAACACAAGTAATGGCCTCTAGAAGGTggggcagagaagaaaaaatgaaccACGTCAGGGCTGTCTCGAGAAGCTTCTTCTGCCCCCTAGTGGCTTCTGAGccagcggtggtggtggtggtttagtcactaagtcgtgtccgactctagcgaccccatggactgcagcctgccaggctcctctgcccatggggttctccaggcgagaatacttgagtgggttgccatttccttctccaacagggCCGCCAACCTGGTGAACCAGGGGCTTGAGGCCACAGTCTAAGAAACCCATAGGTAAAATTAACCACTGAAGGAGGAGAAACGGCAATCTTTAGAAGGCTGTAACGGAAGAAAAGTGCTCTGTCATGACAGCAATGACAAAGCTAAAATAGCTCGGGGggataaaatataataaacacaTAGGATCTACAAGGAAAAACTATAAAGTTCTATTCAGTATAAAAGAATAAGTACAGGCCGCTCTCTccctctgagatggcccacactcttaTGTGTGGACTGTGTTTccctctaaataaatccacttcttacctaaaTATGTAGAAAAAGAACAAGTACAGACAGAATCTGTTTAGAAGAACCAACATGTAAAACTTGAGTTCTGCTTAAATTAATCCACAGATTCGGTCAACttgagttatatctcaataagactTCTGGAGAAATTGATAATAATCTAAAGGTCAATGAGAATAAATGTGTGTAAATAgccaggaaaattctgaaaaaggaagaataatATCTTGTGGGTGAGGAGGATATGCTGCCCTCACCCTGCCCTCCTACATCATAAAATGTATGATGACATACTAGTTAAAAGAatgcagaggacttccctggtggtccactggctaagactctgagcttccaatgtacagggttcaatctctggtcagggaactagaccccacatagatcccacatgctgcaacaaaggtCGAAGATCACATGTGCTACACCCAAAATTTGgctcagtgaaataagtaaacaaatattttttaaaaaagaattcaggacTGGCATTATAATACTTAAGTAAGTCAATGAAACAAAACACTCAATAGTTAATCCAAGTGTAAAGAAGAATTCAGCAAAGTagtaagggaacatttcaaaccAACAGGGGGAgctggttgctgttcagtcgctcagtggtgtccaaccctTGGAACACAACTGAGAGACAACAAAAACATCTGGCCAACAAATAATGCAGGCTTCCCGAGGGGGCACTAGTGgcacagaacccacctgccaatgcgggagacgtaagagatgcgggtttgatccctgggtcaggaagatcccctggaggagggcatggcaacccactccagtgttcttgcctggagaatcccaaggacaggggagcctggtgggctgcagtccacttCAGAGTTGGAGataaatgaagtgacttagcacgcatgcacggtCAGTTATTTAGTGGGTGGGATGGGTTCTCTACCTCATTTATTGCTTTAAAATGCGTTCCCAAAATACTTGGGTATAAAAAAATGAGTGCctaaaagcaataaaagaaagtATGACAATGTATAAATAAGCCTGAGGTAGGGGAAGCTTGTCTCAGTACCACACCAAGATATAAATGACTTATTGCCATTAAGACACGTGTATATACGTAGATATAcagatacatacatgtatatatacatttaagtaTGTTTAGAGAGCTGAGGAAACCACGCAGGCAAGTAACAAGTAATAAATTGGGAAAGATAttggtaaaatacacatttaaGGAATCTATTCTACAAAGGCCTCTTATAAATTGATATGAAAAGAATAATTTAGTAACACAACTCACGAAAGAATAAAGAACCAAtacaaatgtaaaaaacaaaagctcaacttcacaaataaaagagaaatgtgaattaaaaaaacaccTTCAGATATCTTtggctccaactaataaaaaaatttaaaaaaaaaaaaaagaaaggaaaaaaaaaaaaaaatagaatggccAAACTTGCCTGACCTCATGGCCTGATATTGTCTAGTATGATAGAGGACGTGGGGAAACAGATATTCTCCTTCATCATCCTGAAATTATAAATTGGTGGGGTCTTTTTAGAGGACAGTTTGATAATGTTTACTAAAATCTCTGAGGCACATATTTTTTAGCCTAATTTTTTCCCACTATTGCAACAGATAAGGGGttagataaataaattatggtatctCTTCCCAGTGGAATATTTAAATGAATGGTAGAATATATACTAGGCTATTAACAGCAGCTACATTtcaggcaagagagaaagggatggTGATTATGGAATAAGATTATACTTATCCACCCAGtatatttaggggcttccctggtggctcggtggtaaagaatccacctgccaaagcagaagatgtcagttcgatccctgggtcaggaagatcccctggagaaggaaatggcaacctactccagtattcttgcctgagaaatcccaaggacagaggaggccagcaggctatagtccatgcggtcgcaaaagagtcagacgtgacttagtgactaaacaacaacaatatctcgGGCAAAAGAGAAAGGGGTGGTGACTAGGGGAATATGATTACACTGGTCTacacagtatatttaaaaaaaaaaataacacacacatactTGATAACCAGAAAAGCATTTCTTttgcacaggagacaggactctcaaaatgaaaacaagtagAGTGAGTTATGGTATCAAAAAGAAGGCCAGCCTCAGGGAATGCAGAGGAAAGGCACAATAGGTATGTGTGTGAGAGGTGAGAGGAGGTGTTGGTGTGCTTCCGGCAGGGTCCCAGAGTAACCTTCGCTTTGGAGAATTCATCAGGGCTCAGGCGCCAGGGTCTGGGCCTTTGCTTCGCAGGCTCAAAACCCTGACCAGCAAGAGATAAGAGTGTGGAAGGCCCCTCTCTTTAGAGGGCTAAGGACATGGGTGTTGCCAATTTCTAGCTCTTTGGGTTTTCTTGACTCTTGCTTGACCATCTCCCTCTCCTCACAACATTTATTCCACTTTGGAAATGACAAGTGGATTGTAATCCTGCTTCCCTGGGATTGCCACTAGAAGCCGAGGGTTTCCTTAGATGCTTTAGACGTAGATTTGCATATAATCTCTGGGTGACTCCCACAGGTGGCTGATCACATCCATGCAGTATAGTTTCTGAGAGGGTACCCTCTTCCCAACAATAAACACAGACCTGAAGGGTATATGTCATGCTGGGTGAACTGTAAATGCTGTGTTTCATCTCATTCCTTTTCCAGATGTATGTGAAACCCCTGCCCTCTTTACTCACACCTGGAACTCCAGGCCTGTGGGCCTGGAGTGAGGAGGGGAAGGCTAAGATGGCTGGCACTCAATTTTCCTTACTGACCTTCTGCTGATCTAAAACAAAACAGTTCTTTCCTCTAGCCATGTTTGGACATAGTCCATGCTTTACCGAGGGAAAGAGGCTTCCTCATGGATCTTGCATTTGGACAAGCAGAGAGTGAGACAGGAGAGCGGGCAAGGGCAAGTTCAGATGAAAACTACTGACGGAAACAAGGCAGAAGTTAACATTCCTGGGTCCAGATTCACCTGGATGAAACTTCTTCAGAGGTCAGTGGACAAATAGGATAGATGGGAGAAGAAAGAGACAAGGAGatcagaaggaaaaggagaggacaCTTGTTCATGcttggctgagtgactgaggggAGCCCAGGCCCTTAGATGGGTGGCCAGGGAAGCACCTACCTGAGTCCGACGTTGTTGATGTCATCCCAAATGGAGGCGGGGCTTTCCCAGAATGACTTCTTAGAGTTGTTCAGGATCGGCTGGAAGGTACAGGAAGAGTGATGAATACTATGCTCTGGAGGCAAGAAGGGGCTGGATAATGGAAGGGACAACCAGTGGGGATGAGGACTCAGAGGTCAGAGGGGGAGGTCCGATGTGTGGAGCTGAGGTCAGAGTTCAAAAAGCACCTGGACCCCAGCATAGGCATTGTTGACTAGCACATCCAGACGTCCTTGCTGTTCTCGATCCACCTGTTCAAACAGGCTTCGCACTTCTGTCTCCTGGCTTGAATCACACACCACGGGCACACACCGGCCTCCCCGGGATTGCGCCTGGAGAGGGACAGAAGGGATATGAGCTCCGAGTCGCACAACCTGAAACAGAACTCAGCTCCGGTTAGCCCCAACGTGGGAGTTAAGGCAATCCTAGGACTCAGGCAGTAGCTGAGGCAACATGGTGGGCAATACTGCCCTCTGGTGTCTGTTTGAGGAGTTTCAGTAATGCTAGGTACTGTCATTGCAGAGCAAGGTGGATGGGGAATCTCAGGTTTGAAATCTACAGACATTTTTTGAGGTCTACTATGTGAAAGGTATTGTATTACTCTGCATGTGGAGGCTGAGGGACAAATAGGCTTGGAGGCTCTCTTGAGAAAGGAGTTCTTTTTCGTCATTCTTGGTCATTTCCATCTCTCGTGCCCTTAGCTCCCACCCTTCACCACTCATCGGAATCTCAACTCAATCCCAGCCTTCTTAACCTCACTCCACCAACACTGCTGCCtggtaaatgaaaaaacaaagctcTCAGACATGAACTATCTCTACTTCCTATTCTGCCTCACCTTCTACAAATGTGTCCCCTCCTctaacttgagaaagaagaataactTATTCAAGAACAATCCTCATATCCTGAAGATTCATGCTCTGGGTCCCACCCTCTGACCTCTCTGCCTAACTGCTCACTTACATTTCTAGTACATTCTGGGCACCCTTATCACTTATCATGTTCATATTCATTATTTTCATCTCTTATCACTTCCTGTATTCACATTACATTGAAATGATCCATTTCTGCCTTAGACTTCAGAGCAGAAGTTATGTCTTACTAAATTTGGTAACTCCAGTGCCTAGAAAATCAAAGGCACCCCAAAATTTATTTAACTGAAATTCAGTAGAAAAATCTAATGAAAACACACAATTCAATAAAATCttaacaagaaagagaaagagcacAGGTCCACAACTCCTTAAATGCAATTCCAAAATCCCTAAAGCtctcaaagcttttttttttttttcataaaattcacTTAATGGCAAAATGTGCCCTGATCTGAAGTTACTTATGGGGTTTATTTATCCCACTTAGAATAAATGTTCATGCTTATTGAGGAATATTTTGGTTTCCGGTAAGGGATTAAGAGGAGTAGCTAATGGAAAGATATCCCTCAGGTGGTTTCTGCCCCCTGGGACTCCAGAGGAAGCACTCACCTCCTGAGCAGTGGCCTGCAGCGTGTCCAGGTGGCGGCCAGTGATGTAAACGGTGGCACCTGCTTGGCAGAGCTGCAAAGCGATGCCCCTGCCAATACCCCTGGAGGCACCAGTCACCACGCACACCTGGCCCTTCATGGGAGCAGGCATGACTCAGCAAGCAAAGGGGTTAAATCTGTGGAAGCAAGGACTTGCTCTGAGGGAAGCAACAGACTGCGTTATGTCGGAGAGGGGTGATCCTGATAGAGGTAGGAAAGGGAGCCAAGGTTGAGATCCTTTGATGGGGAGAGAAGTTTCTGAGAGGGATAACTAGCGCAGGCCCCCGATAAGGTTGGCTGTCCTTTTTGGGAGACCAAGAAGCGAAGAAGGGGGCTGCGTGGGGCTGTCCTGGCCGGCCACCTAGTGGGACTCTGAGTGGGACTGTGGCGGGGCAGTCCCTCTAGGCACGTCTTGCAGAGTCCTGAGCTATGGAGTTCAGGCCCCTCGCTCAGAGGTGCGGCTTCTGGGTGGAGGGTTGGCGCGAGGCCCAGGGACCCTGAGCCCGAAGTGGAGGGAGCTCGAACTCCATACCTGCCACCTGTGCTGCCCCTCGAGTCCTCGCGCCGTCTGGCTCACGAAGTTCTCGAAGTCGAGGAGTTTTAATTCTGGTCGCAGGGGCAGGGCAAGGAGTCAAGAGGACGACGGTCGAGTGGAAGTTCACGTTCTGGCCCGGTTTCCGCAGGAGACTCGGAGGATTGGGTCAAAGAGTACTCCGCGTGTGCGTGACACTCAGGAGCCTGGACAAGGGGCGGAGGCCAGGACCCGCCAGCGGGGCGGGGCGATTCAGAGACTCAGCCACGCCTTCCCCAGAGAGGCCGTCGCGAGGCTATGACGTCTAATGCTGCGCCTTAAGCGTGCCGGAGTTTCTAAACTCTGTTGGGTCCAGGCCTGCACCCGGCTGACTGAGGTTCCCCCAGCGGCTAAGGCAGCTTTTCCGGGCGGAGCGGCCCCGACGCACCCATGGGCCTGGGTCCAGGTTCCCCCCACAAACAGGGGCGCCGGTTCCCAGCTGGCGGAAAACGAGGGCGCGGGGCCAAGGGCGCCGGGCGCCCCCCACCAGGCCGCCAGCGACATCCCTGCCCGCCTCAGGATGGGCGCTCGGAACTGGCCCCAGATGAGCACCCTCACCTGAGCCCAGAAACTCTGGGGTATTTCCGCCGGGCGCTGTCCGCGCTGAAAGAGGCCCCTGAGACGGGAGAAGAACGAGGTAGGGAGCAATTTGGGGAGAGGAATCAGGGAGGAACTGGTTGGGCATAAAGTTCAGGACAGGTAAGGACAATTTCGTGGGTCCCCAGGGTGTGAGGACTTAGTTTCGTCTCCCTTAAAGCATAACCTTATCCTCCTCTCATTCTCTTTAatgtatttcttgtttttttcagagCTGATGGT harbors:
- the DHRS1 gene encoding dehydrogenase/reductase SDR family member 1, with product MPAPMKGQVCVVTGASRGIGRGIALQLCQAGATVYITGRHLDTLQATAQEAQSRGGRCVPVVCDSSQETEVRSLFEQVDREQQGRLDVLVNNAYAGVQPILNNSKKSFWESPASIWDDINNVGLRGHYLCSVYGARLMVPAGRGLIVIISSIGGLQYLFSVPYGVGKAACDRMAADCAQELRRHGVSYVSLWPGVVQTELLKEHMMKEENASDPLIKQFKFRFSSAETTEMSGKCVVALATDPNILSLSGKVLPSCDLARRYGLRDVDGRPVQDYLSLSSALSHVSSLGWLASYLPGFLRVPKWVMTLYASKF